In the genome of Ananas comosus cultivar F153 linkage group 11, ASM154086v1, whole genome shotgun sequence, one region contains:
- the LOC109717513 gene encoding uncharacterized protein LOC109717513 produces the protein MSSSSSAAAAAAKAAAIKGAKPKLGEVRKDGGSSKGKEVASGEVKKKVDGSGKQISVSTEKSVKVVAKPEVKGKTSSSSSKTVTKTTKRVTVKGKTEKKVYSLAGQKYDPPEEREPLRIFYESLSKQIPSSEMAEIWMMEHGLLSAERAKKAYERKQRKQQQARTGTPIKSPPKQERPESSKKQQAVKNGDVKAKKRVNYSDDDDDFIIQKKKLKG, from the exons AtgtcgtcgtcttcttcggcggcggcggcggcggcgaaagCGGCGGCGATCAAGGGGGCGAAGCCGAAGCTCGGAGAGGTGAGGAAGGATGGGGGATCATCGAAGGGGAAGGAGGTGGCCTCGGgcgaggtgaagaagaaggtggatgGATCGGGGAAGCAGATCTCGGTCTCCACCGAGAAATCCGTGAAAGTTGTCGCTAAACCCGAG GTGAAGGGAAAGACGTCGTCGAGTTCGTCAAAGACTGTCACAAAAACAACTAAAAGAGTAACTGTTAAAGGGAAAACTGAGAAGAAAGTTTATTCTCTGGCAGGCCAGAAGTATGATCCTCCTGAAGAG AGAGAACCACTTAGGATTTTCTATGAATCCTTATCGAAGCAGATTCCATCAAGCGAAATGGCGGAGATCTG GATGATGGAACATGGATTGCTATCTGCTGAAAGAGCAAAGAAAGCATACGAAAGGAAACAAAGGAAGCAGCAGCAAGCACGAACGGGCACGCCGATCAAATCCCCACCAAAGCAGGAGAGACCAGAAAGCTCGAAGAAACAGCAGGCAGTAAAGAACGGTGATGTCAAGGCGAAGAAAAGAGTGAATTACAGCGACGATGATGATGACTTCATCatccaaaaaaagaaattgaagggATAG